One stretch of Microvirga lotononidis DNA includes these proteins:
- a CDS encoding ATP-binding cassette domain-containing protein, whose protein sequence is MPGPKPVQATGAPLFELRDVSFAIPERTLLHPLSLTLPGRRVIGLIGHNGSGKSTLIKLLARQQPASGGTLSFEGRALSDWGERPFARRVAYLPQQTPPASGMLVRELVALGRYPWHGPLGRVSAADRQKVREAMALADVEPFADRLVETLSGGERQRVWLAMLVAQDAQFLLLDEPISALDVTHQVEVLALVRRLSHERGLGVVVVLHDINMAARFCDEILALKAGRLIARGTPVEIMTPPRLQSIYGIAMDVIPHPFNGEPVSFVR, encoded by the coding sequence ATGCCGGGGCCGAAGCCTGTTCAGGCCACCGGTGCTCCGCTGTTCGAGCTGCGGGATGTGAGCTTCGCGATTCCGGAGCGAACCCTGCTGCATCCGCTCAGCCTGACCTTGCCGGGGCGGCGCGTGATCGGGTTGATCGGCCACAACGGTTCGGGAAAGTCGACGCTCATCAAGCTTCTGGCCCGCCAGCAGCCGGCGAGCGGCGGCACGCTCTCGTTCGAGGGAAGGGCCCTGTCGGACTGGGGCGAGCGGCCTTTCGCGAGACGGGTCGCCTATCTGCCGCAGCAGACGCCGCCCGCGTCCGGCATGCTCGTCAGGGAACTCGTGGCCCTCGGCCGCTATCCCTGGCATGGCCCGTTGGGCCGCGTCAGTGCTGCCGACCGCCAGAAGGTGAGGGAAGCGATGGCGCTCGCCGACGTGGAGCCTTTCGCCGACCGTCTGGTGGAGACGCTCTCCGGCGGTGAGCGCCAGCGGGTCTGGCTCGCGATGCTGGTGGCGCAGGATGCTCAGTTCCTGCTCCTCGACGAGCCGATCTCGGCGCTCGACGTCACCCATCAGGTGGAGGTGCTGGCGCTCGTCCGGCGCCTGTCGCACGAACGTGGGCTCGGCGTGGTCGTGGTCCTGCACGACATCAACATGGCCGCGCGGTTCTGCGACGAGATCCTGGCCCTCAAGGCGGGGCGGCTGATCGCCCGCGGCACGCCCGTGGAAATCATGACGCCGCCCCGGCTGCAGTCGATCTACGGCATCGCCATGGACGTCATCCCCCATCCCTTCAACGGAGAGCCTGTCAGCTTCGTCCGGTGA